The Nocardioides campestrisoli genome includes a window with the following:
- a CDS encoding MMPL family transporter produces MPQMLTSRLTGPVSKWVVLGLWILVTVGSSVLASRLVDVQNNETSSWLPESAESTRALAETEEFRDPDAIPTVVVYVKDSGLARTDMAAAQADAKEFAALDHVEGEVVGPIPSKDGEVMQTIVTFDYGSEGWELMPGIADDLHEIAVLDGGDVYIAGPGGQAADSAEAFGGIDTTLLFSTLGVVIVILLLTYRSPVLWLLPILCAGVALFGSQALVYLLVRFADLTVNGQSYAILTILVIGAGTDYALLLVARYREELRRHEDRHEAMAFALRRAAPAILASALTVTLGMLCLVFAEMNSTAGLGPVAAVGIVVTFLVQVTLLPALLVISGRWVFWPRVPSYGSPEPTRTGLWARVGHRIARRPRVVWVSTTVLLGVACLGLFRLDASGLSTEDTYTQEIESVTGQQLLAAHGLLDESNTVQVVSSSAQAGEVRTAMSDIDGLGPPDRPTVHGETAYVQAVIAHDVSSPQSFAVVEQVRDATHAVPEADALVGGGSAAFLDIREASTRDNWVIIPVILVMVLLILMVLLRAVLAPLILVATVVLSFGAAMGISAVLFEYVFGFEGSDPSFPLFAFVFLVALGIDYNIFLMTRVREETKHSGTREGSLYALTTTGGVITSAGLVLAATFLVLGTIPVVFLAELGVAVALGVILDTMVVRSVLVTAINLDLGGRIWWPSRLDRPGPPPEPDLAPTAGGAGPP; encoded by the coding sequence ATGCCTCAGATGCTCACCAGCCGGCTCACCGGTCCGGTCTCCAAGTGGGTCGTGCTCGGCCTGTGGATCCTGGTCACGGTGGGCAGCTCCGTCCTCGCCTCCCGGCTCGTCGACGTGCAGAACAACGAGACCAGCTCGTGGCTGCCGGAGAGCGCCGAGTCCACCCGGGCGCTGGCCGAGACCGAGGAGTTCCGCGACCCCGACGCGATCCCGACGGTGGTCGTCTACGTCAAGGACTCCGGCCTGGCCCGCACGGACATGGCCGCCGCGCAGGCGGACGCCAAGGAGTTCGCCGCCCTCGACCACGTCGAGGGCGAGGTGGTCGGGCCGATCCCGTCCAAGGACGGCGAGGTGATGCAGACGATCGTCACCTTCGACTACGGCTCGGAGGGCTGGGAGCTGATGCCCGGGATCGCCGACGACCTGCACGAGATCGCGGTGCTCGACGGCGGGGACGTCTACATCGCCGGGCCCGGCGGGCAGGCAGCCGACTCCGCGGAGGCGTTCGGCGGCATCGACACCACGCTGCTCTTCTCCACCCTCGGCGTGGTGATCGTCATCCTGCTGCTCACCTACCGCAGCCCGGTGCTGTGGCTGCTCCCGATCCTCTGCGCCGGAGTGGCGCTCTTCGGCTCCCAGGCACTGGTCTACCTCCTGGTCCGGTTCGCCGACCTGACGGTCAACGGGCAGAGCTACGCCATCCTCACCATCCTGGTGATCGGCGCGGGGACCGACTACGCCCTGCTGCTGGTGGCTCGCTACCGCGAGGAGCTGCGCCGGCACGAGGACCGGCACGAGGCGATGGCGTTCGCCCTGCGGCGGGCAGCACCCGCCATCCTGGCCAGCGCCCTCACGGTGACCCTGGGCATGCTCTGCCTGGTCTTCGCCGAGATGAACTCCACTGCGGGCCTGGGCCCGGTCGCCGCCGTCGGCATCGTGGTCACGTTCCTGGTCCAGGTGACCCTGCTCCCGGCGCTGCTGGTGATCAGCGGCCGCTGGGTCTTCTGGCCCCGGGTCCCCTCGTACGGGTCGCCGGAGCCGACCCGCACCGGTCTGTGGGCCCGCGTCGGGCACCGGATCGCGCGGCGACCGCGGGTGGTCTGGGTGAGCACCACCGTGCTGCTGGGGGTGGCGTGCCTCGGCCTCTTCCGGCTGGATGCCAGCGGCCTCTCCACCGAGGACACCTACACCCAGGAGATCGAGTCGGTCACCGGCCAGCAGCTGCTCGCGGCCCACGGTCTGCTGGACGAATCGAACACCGTGCAGGTGGTGTCGAGCTCGGCCCAGGCCGGCGAGGTGCGCACCGCGATGTCCGACATCGACGGGCTCGGCCCGCCGGACCGCCCGACGGTCCACGGCGAGACCGCGTACGTCCAGGCGGTGATCGCGCACGACGTCTCCTCGCCGCAGTCCTTCGCGGTGGTGGAACAGGTCCGGGACGCCACCCACGCGGTGCCGGAGGCCGACGCCCTGGTCGGCGGCGGGTCCGCGGCCTTCCTCGACATCCGCGAGGCCTCCACCCGCGACAACTGGGTGATCATCCCGGTGATCCTGGTGATGGTGCTGCTGATCCTGATGGTGCTGCTGAGGGCGGTCCTCGCCCCGCTGATCCTGGTCGCCACCGTCGTGCTCTCCTTCGGCGCGGCGATGGGCATCTCCGCCGTGCTCTTCGAGTACGTCTTCGGGTTCGAGGGCTCCGACCCGTCGTTCCCGCTGTTCGCCTTCGTCTTCCTGGTCGCCTTGGGGATCGACTACAACATCTTCCTGATGACCCGGGTGCGGGAGGAGACCAAGCACTCCGGCACCCGGGAGGGATCGCTCTACGCGCTGACCACGACCGGCGGGGTGATCACCTCGGCCGGGCTGGTCCTGGCCGCGACCTTCCTGGTGCTGGGCACCATCCCGGTGGTCTTCCTGGCCGAGCTGGGGGTCGCCGTCGCCCTGGGCGTCATCCTGGACACGATGGTGGTGCGCTCGGTGCTGGTCACCGCGATCAACCTGGACCTGGGCGGCCGGATCTGGTGGCCCAGCCGGCTGGACCGTCCCGGGCCGCCGCCCGAGCCCGACCTAGCCCCGACCGCTGGAGGAGCGGGCCCGCCGTGA
- a CDS encoding sugar ABC transporter permease — MSTTDETRSEAADLAVDLSDERLIRTVGLGGYLRLSWARLRSGELGSLPVVVGLLIISVGFYLENPRFLSSQNIVSITQFAAPVGIISLGIVLVLLLGEIDLSVGSVSGFAAATMAVLLVDRDAGTVLSLLAGIGVGVAVGLFYSVLYTKVGVPSFVFSLAGLLGFQGALLYVLGTQGTINLPSDSFLVQFTRFEFLAPAASYVLVVAVAGLYLLGQVVGNRQRARAGLGTAWMPVVLAKAAVLLVGLGALTWYVNIDRGWTYLWLFFVALVVATDLALRRTRWGRHVFAVGGNEEAARRSGIKVTRVYVSVFVLASTLAALGGLLAAGLQTSVSQASGTTDTNLMAIAAAVIGGTSLFGGRGSAYSALLGILVLQAIQRGLNLVGVDSSVRFMVTGAVLLLAVAIDSLSRRARSSSGRG; from the coding sequence GTGAGCACCACCGACGAGACGCGCTCCGAGGCCGCCGACCTGGCCGTCGACCTCAGCGACGAGCGGCTGATCCGGACCGTCGGGCTGGGTGGCTACCTGCGGCTCTCCTGGGCCCGCCTGCGCTCGGGCGAGCTCGGCAGCCTGCCCGTGGTGGTCGGGCTGCTGATCATCTCGGTGGGCTTCTACCTGGAGAACCCGCGCTTCCTGTCCTCCCAGAACATCGTCTCCATCACCCAGTTCGCCGCCCCCGTCGGGATCATCTCCCTGGGCATCGTGCTGGTCCTGCTGCTCGGCGAGATCGACCTGTCGGTGGGCTCGGTGAGCGGCTTCGCCGCGGCCACCATGGCGGTGCTGCTGGTCGACCGCGACGCGGGCACCGTGCTCTCGCTCCTGGCCGGCATCGGGGTGGGCGTCGCGGTCGGGCTCTTCTACTCCGTGCTCTACACCAAGGTCGGCGTGCCGTCGTTCGTCTTCTCCCTCGCCGGGCTGCTGGGCTTCCAGGGCGCCCTGCTCTACGTGCTGGGCACCCAGGGGACGATCAACCTGCCCAGCGACAGCTTCCTGGTGCAGTTCACCCGCTTCGAGTTCCTCGCCCCGGCCGCCTCCTACGTGCTGGTGGTCGCGGTGGCGGGCCTCTACCTGCTGGGCCAGGTGGTCGGCAACCGGCAGCGGGCCCGCGCCGGGCTGGGCACGGCCTGGATGCCGGTGGTGCTGGCCAAGGCCGCCGTCCTGCTGGTCGGGCTGGGCGCGCTGACCTGGTACGTCAACATCGACCGCGGCTGGACCTACCTGTGGCTCTTCTTCGTCGCCCTGGTGGTCGCCACCGACCTGGCGCTGCGCCGTACCCGGTGGGGGAGGCACGTCTTCGCCGTCGGCGGCAACGAGGAGGCCGCCCGGCGGTCGGGGATCAAGGTGACCCGGGTCTACGTCTCGGTCTTCGTGCTGGCCTCGACCCTGGCCGCCCTGGGCGGTCTGCTGGCCGCCGGGCTCCAGACCTCGGTCTCCCAGGCCTCCGGCACCACCGACACCAACCTGATGGCCATCGCGGCGGCGGTGATCGGCGGCACCTCGCTCTTCGGCGGCCGGGGCTCGGCGTACTCGGCGTTGCTCGGGATCCTGGTGCTCCAGGCGATCCAGCGCGGGCTCAACCTGGTCGGGGTCGACTCGTCGGTGCGCTTCATGGTCACCGGGGCGGTGCTGCTGCTCGCCGTGGCGATCGACTCCCTGTCACGGCGGGCCCGCTCCTCCAGCGGTCGGGGCTAG
- a CDS encoding ATP-binding cassette domain-containing protein, with translation MTSPAAPVRESVLSLAGVSKRFGAVQALTEVRLEVGAGEVVALVGDNGAGKSTLVKVISGVHSPDAGEVTFDGARFAVAGPAEAQAMGIATVFQDLALCDNLDVVANLFLGQELHRGPVLDEVAMEKEAWRLLRSLSAKIPSVRIPVASLSGGQRQTVAIARSLVGAPKVVMLDEPTAALGVAQTAEVLNLIERLRQSGLGVILVSHNMADVQAVADRIVVLRLGRNAAEFLVEEATTEDVVAAITGASDNVVAQRAERARVQHGERS, from the coding sequence GTGACCTCGCCAGCTGCCCCGGTCCGGGAGAGCGTGCTCTCCCTGGCCGGGGTGAGCAAGCGGTTCGGCGCCGTGCAGGCGCTCACCGAGGTCCGGCTCGAGGTGGGAGCCGGCGAGGTGGTGGCCCTGGTCGGGGACAACGGCGCCGGGAAGTCGACGCTGGTCAAGGTGATCTCCGGCGTCCACAGCCCCGATGCGGGCGAGGTCACCTTCGACGGCGCCCGGTTCGCCGTCGCCGGACCCGCCGAGGCCCAGGCGATGGGCATCGCCACGGTCTTCCAGGACCTGGCCCTGTGCGACAACCTCGACGTGGTGGCCAACCTGTTCCTCGGTCAGGAGCTCCACCGGGGTCCGGTGCTGGACGAGGTGGCGATGGAGAAGGAGGCGTGGCGGCTGCTGCGCTCGCTGTCGGCGAAGATCCCCTCGGTCCGCATCCCGGTGGCCTCGCTCTCGGGAGGGCAGCGGCAGACGGTCGCGATCGCCCGCAGCCTGGTCGGTGCCCCCAAGGTGGTGATGCTCGACGAGCCGACCGCCGCGCTGGGCGTCGCCCAGACCGCCGAGGTGCTCAACCTGATCGAGCGGCTGCGCCAGTCCGGCCTCGGGGTGATCCTGGTCAGCCACAACATGGCCGACGTGCAGGCCGTCGCAGACCGGATCGTGGTGCTGCGCCTGGGGCGCAACGCCGCGGAGTTCCTGGTCGAGGAGGCCACCACCGAGGACGTGGTGGCCGCGATCACCGGCGCCTCCGACAACGTCGTCGCCCAGCGGGCCGAGCGGGCGCGTGTCCAGCACGGGGAGCGGTCGTGA
- a CDS encoding sugar ABC transporter substrate-binding protein, which translates to MPSSLPARLPARFPTRLATLGAALLCGSLALTACGANDDAGGDDGEDSKVIALLLPESKTTRYEAFDRPLFEDKVDELCDDCKLLYYNADQDENKQSEQVDTALSEGAAVLVLDPVNGEGAGGMVQSAEDLGTEVVAYDRFIADADYYISFDNETVGRMQGEALVEAMGGKGSILMLNGAPSDPNAAQFKAGAHSAIDDSGVKILEEYDNPDWSPENAQTFVTDMLNQYDVDEIQGVYAANDGQAGGVVAALTGAGVAADELPPVTGQDAELAGIQRIVAGEQEMTIYKPIAIEAEKAAELAVDLVNGDDVGETTDFEGVPSFIFDPIVVTADNVGDTVVADEFYSVEDICTDQYAEACAEAGLQ; encoded by the coding sequence ATGCCCAGCAGCCTGCCCGCTCGTCTTCCCGCCCGCTTTCCCACCCGCCTGGCCACCCTGGGGGCCGCGCTCCTGTGCGGCTCCCTGGCGCTGACCGCGTGCGGCGCCAACGACGACGCGGGAGGCGACGACGGCGAGGACAGCAAGGTCATCGCCCTGCTCCTGCCCGAGTCGAAGACCACCCGGTACGAGGCCTTCGACCGGCCGCTCTTCGAGGACAAGGTCGACGAGCTCTGCGACGACTGCAAGCTCCTCTACTACAACGCCGACCAGGACGAGAACAAGCAGAGCGAGCAGGTGGACACCGCCCTGTCCGAGGGGGCCGCCGTCCTGGTGCTGGACCCGGTCAACGGCGAGGGGGCCGGCGGCATGGTCCAGTCCGCGGAGGACCTCGGTACCGAGGTGGTCGCCTACGACCGCTTCATCGCCGACGCCGACTACTACATCTCCTTCGACAACGAGACCGTCGGCCGGATGCAGGGCGAGGCGCTGGTCGAGGCGATGGGCGGCAAGGGCAGCATCCTGATGCTCAACGGCGCTCCCTCCGACCCGAACGCCGCCCAGTTCAAGGCCGGGGCGCACAGCGCGATCGACGACTCGGGGGTGAAGATCCTCGAGGAGTACGACAACCCCGACTGGAGCCCGGAGAACGCGCAGACGTTCGTCACCGACATGCTCAACCAGTACGACGTCGACGAGATCCAGGGGGTCTACGCCGCCAACGACGGCCAGGCCGGGGGCGTGGTGGCCGCGCTGACCGGGGCCGGGGTGGCCGCCGACGAGCTGCCGCCCGTCACCGGCCAGGACGCCGAGCTCGCCGGTATCCAGCGGATCGTCGCCGGCGAGCAGGAGATGACGATCTACAAGCCGATCGCGATCGAGGCCGAGAAGGCGGCCGAGCTGGCGGTCGACCTCGTCAACGGCGACGACGTCGGGGAGACCACCGACTTCGAGGGCGTCCCGTCGTTCATCTTCGACCCGATCGTGGTGACCGCCGACAACGTCGGCGACACCGTCGTGGCCGACGAGTTCTACTCGGTGGAGGACATCTGCACCGACCAGTACGCGGAGGCCTGCGCGGAAGCGGGTCTGCAGTGA
- a CDS encoding substrate-binding domain-containing protein — protein sequence MATPRSWIALALCLALSAGLSACVKPDRAVVAFLLASTQADRWESVDEPVFRAQVEQTCRGCDYLTYNADQDPERQEAQLEEALDAGADVVVLNAVDSEWGERMVLSAGEVPVIAYDRYVAGADWFVSVDPAQIGRQMGEAVVEAVGRRARVVLVNGARGDANAAAIRDSLADVFDRAGVRVAAEHSPQTWSAEEARAFVEDEARLLRRVDAVVAANDTQAAGVADLLEELDLGRRRPYLTGQDAQLDAVHRLVAGEQQMTVYKPLPALARQAADVAVALLSGAEVEGGVDYEGVPSFLLEPVSVTGETVARTVVRDRVFTLDQICTAELASACEELALR from the coding sequence GTGGCCACCCCCAGGAGCTGGATCGCGCTCGCGCTCTGCCTCGCCCTCTCGGCGGGGTTGTCGGCCTGTGTGAAGCCCGACCGCGCGGTGGTGGCCTTCCTGCTCGCCTCCACCCAGGCGGACCGCTGGGAGAGCGTCGACGAGCCGGTCTTCCGCGCGCAGGTGGAGCAGACGTGCCGCGGGTGCGACTACCTGACCTACAACGCCGACCAGGACCCGGAGCGCCAGGAGGCACAGCTCGAGGAGGCGCTCGACGCGGGCGCCGACGTGGTCGTGCTCAACGCGGTCGACTCGGAGTGGGGGGAGCGGATGGTGCTCTCCGCCGGCGAGGTGCCGGTGATCGCCTACGACCGGTACGTCGCCGGGGCCGACTGGTTCGTCTCGGTCGACCCCGCGCAGATCGGCCGGCAGATGGGGGAGGCCGTGGTGGAGGCGGTCGGTCGCCGTGCCCGCGTGGTGCTGGTCAACGGCGCCCGGGGAGACGCCAACGCGGCGGCGATCCGCGACTCGCTGGCCGACGTCTTCGACCGGGCCGGCGTCCGGGTGGCGGCCGAGCACTCCCCGCAGACCTGGAGCGCCGAGGAGGCGCGTGCCTTCGTCGAGGACGAGGCGCGGCTGCTGCGCCGGGTCGACGCGGTGGTGGCAGCGAACGACACCCAGGCCGCCGGGGTCGCGGATCTGCTGGAGGAGCTGGACCTCGGGCGGCGCAGGCCGTACCTGACCGGCCAGGACGCGCAGCTCGACGCCGTGCACCGGCTGGTCGCGGGGGAGCAGCAGATGACCGTCTACAAGCCCCTGCCCGCCCTGGCCCGGCAGGCGGCGGACGTGGCCGTCGCGCTGCTCTCCGGCGCCGAGGTCGAGGGCGGCGTGGACTACGAGGGGGTGCCCTCGTTCCTCCTGGAGCCGGTGTCGGTGACCGGCGAGACGGTCGCCCGGACCGTGGTGCGCGACCGGGTCTTCACCCTGGACCAGATCTGCACCGCCGAGCTGGCGAGCGCCTGCGAGGAGCTCGCGCTGCGCTGA
- the guaA gene encoding glutamine-hydrolyzing GMP synthase produces the protein MTASAEHDLVLVVDFGAQYAQLIARRVREARVYSEIVPHTTPVAEMLARKPAAIILSGGPSSVYAEGAPSLDPALFGAGVPTFGMCYGFQLMAQGLGGDVAHSGAREYGRTPVRVTEPGTLLAELPSEHNVWMSHGDSVRAAPEGFTVLASTDVTPVAAFEDTARGLAGVQWHPEVLHSEHGQRVLEHFLHDIAGCRPTWTMVNIVEEQIERIREQVGETGRAICGLSGGVDSAVAAALVQRAIGDRLDCVFVDHGLLRKGEAEQVERDFVAATGVNLHVVDAEERFMSALAGVTDPEEKRKIIGREFIRVFEAAEADVLGDAAADGAKVAFLVQGTLYPDVVESGGGAGTSNIKSHHNVGGLPDDLEFELIEPLRTLFKDEVRLVGEQLGLPSEIVWRQPFPGPGLGIRIIGEVTRERLEILREADAIAREELTLAGLDRDIWQMPVVLLADVRSVGVQGDGRTYGHPVVLRPVTSEDAMTADWARLPYEVMERISTRITNEVAEINRVTIDVTSKPPGTIEWE, from the coding sequence ATGACTGCGTCAGCCGAGCACGACCTGGTCCTGGTGGTCGACTTCGGAGCCCAGTACGCCCAGCTCATCGCCCGTCGGGTGCGTGAGGCGCGGGTCTACTCCGAGATCGTCCCGCACACCACTCCGGTCGCCGAGATGCTGGCCCGCAAGCCAGCGGCGATCATCCTGTCGGGCGGACCCTCCAGCGTGTACGCCGAGGGCGCCCCGTCCCTGGACCCGGCGCTCTTCGGAGCCGGTGTCCCGACGTTCGGGATGTGCTACGGCTTCCAGCTCATGGCCCAGGGGCTGGGCGGGGATGTCGCGCACTCCGGCGCCCGCGAGTACGGGCGTACGCCGGTCCGGGTCACCGAGCCGGGCACCCTGCTGGCGGAGCTCCCGAGCGAGCACAACGTCTGGATGTCGCACGGCGACTCGGTCCGCGCCGCCCCCGAGGGCTTCACCGTGCTGGCCTCGACCGACGTCACCCCGGTGGCCGCGTTCGAGGACACCGCGCGCGGTCTGGCCGGGGTCCAGTGGCACCCCGAGGTGCTGCACTCCGAGCACGGCCAGCGGGTGCTGGAGCACTTCCTCCACGACATCGCCGGCTGCCGGCCCACCTGGACGATGGTCAACATCGTCGAGGAGCAGATCGAGCGGATCCGCGAGCAGGTGGGCGAGACCGGGCGGGCCATCTGCGGGCTCTCCGGGGGCGTCGACTCCGCCGTCGCGGCTGCGCTGGTCCAGCGCGCGATCGGCGACCGCCTCGACTGCGTCTTCGTCGACCACGGGCTGCTCCGCAAGGGGGAGGCCGAGCAGGTCGAGCGCGACTTCGTCGCCGCCACCGGGGTCAACCTCCACGTGGTCGACGCCGAGGAGCGCTTCATGTCCGCCCTCGCCGGGGTCACCGACCCGGAGGAGAAGCGCAAGATCATCGGACGCGAGTTCATCCGGGTCTTCGAGGCCGCCGAGGCCGACGTGCTCGGTGACGCGGCTGCTGACGGCGCCAAGGTCGCCTTCCTCGTCCAGGGCACGCTCTACCCGGACGTGGTCGAGTCCGGAGGCGGCGCCGGCACCTCCAACATCAAGTCCCACCACAACGTGGGCGGGCTCCCCGACGACCTCGAGTTCGAGCTGATCGAGCCGCTGCGCACCCTGTTCAAGGACGAGGTCCGCCTCGTCGGCGAGCAGCTGGGCCTGCCGTCGGAGATCGTCTGGCGCCAGCCGTTCCCCGGTCCGGGGCTGGGGATCCGGATCATCGGCGAGGTCACCCGCGAGCGGCTGGAGATCCTCCGCGAGGCCGACGCGATCGCCCGGGAGGAGCTCACCCTCGCCGGGCTGGACCGGGACATCTGGCAGATGCCGGTGGTCCTGCTCGCCGACGTCCGTTCCGTCGGTGTCCAGGGCGACGGCCGGACCTACGGCCACCCGGTCGTGCTGCGCCCCGTCACCTCCGAGGACGCGATGACCGCCGACTGGGCACGCCTGCCCTATGAGGTGATGGAGCGGATCTCGACCCGGATCACCAACGAGGTGGCCGAGATCAACCGCGTCACGATCGACGTCACCTCCAAGCCGCCGGGCACCATCGAGTGGGAGTGA
- a CDS encoding GMC oxidoreductase, whose amino-acid sequence MTHYDVLVIGSGFGGSVSALRLAEKGYRVGVLEAGARFADDDYPDTSFDLKRYLFMPAAGMYGIQRIDVLKDCLILAGAGVGGGSLVYANTLYEPLDAFYRDPSWSHITDWKAELAPYFDQAKRMLGVVQNPLRTPSDDVMEQVAEQMGVGDTFHPTPVGVFFGGPGQAPGEESADPYFGGAGPARRACTGCGECMTGCRHNAKNTLVKNYLHLAEQLGTVVHPLTTVTRVRPRPGGGYTVQARWTKAKLSRRRAVKEFTCDQVVFSAAALGTQKLLHQLKGDGDLPGISDRLGVLARTNSEAILGALAPDLSTDYSRGVAITSSFHPDEDTHIEPVRYGRGSNVMAMLQTVLADPVPGEHRLRTWLRELWKERANALDLYDLKHWSERSVIALVMQTLDNSITTIRVRTPWGWRMSSTQGHGEPNPTYIPQAYEAARRMAQVIKGTPGGNIGEPFERPLTAHFIGGCTIGDSPETGVIDPYQRLYGHPGIHVVDGSAISANLGVNPSLTITAQAERAMALWPNKGEADLRPALGEAYRPVPPVPPRRPAVPESAPGALRLPIVAVTSGQAIGGE is encoded by the coding sequence GTGACCCACTACGACGTCCTGGTCATCGGGTCGGGGTTCGGCGGGTCGGTCTCCGCGCTCAGGCTGGCGGAGAAGGGCTACCGGGTCGGTGTCCTGGAGGCGGGCGCCCGGTTCGCCGACGACGACTACCCCGACACCTCGTTCGACCTCAAGCGCTACCTGTTCATGCCCGCGGCGGGGATGTACGGCATCCAGCGCATCGACGTGCTCAAGGACTGCCTGATCCTGGCCGGCGCCGGGGTCGGCGGCGGGTCGCTAGTCTACGCCAACACGCTGTACGAACCGCTGGACGCCTTCTACCGCGACCCGTCGTGGTCGCACATCACCGACTGGAAGGCCGAGCTGGCGCCGTACTTCGACCAGGCGAAGCGGATGCTCGGGGTGGTGCAGAACCCGCTGCGCACGCCTTCGGACGACGTGATGGAGCAGGTCGCCGAGCAGATGGGGGTCGGCGACACCTTCCACCCCACGCCCGTCGGCGTCTTCTTCGGCGGGCCCGGCCAGGCCCCGGGGGAGGAGTCCGCGGACCCCTACTTCGGCGGAGCCGGACCCGCCCGCCGCGCCTGCACGGGGTGCGGGGAGTGCATGACCGGGTGTCGGCACAACGCCAAGAACACCCTGGTGAAGAACTACCTGCACCTGGCCGAGCAGCTCGGGACGGTGGTGCACCCGCTGACCACCGTCACCCGGGTCCGGCCCCGTCCGGGCGGGGGGTACACGGTCCAGGCCCGCTGGACCAAGGCCAAGCTGTCGCGCCGGCGCGCGGTCAAGGAGTTCACCTGCGACCAGGTCGTCTTCTCCGCCGCCGCCCTGGGCACGCAGAAGCTGCTGCACCAGCTCAAGGGCGACGGCGACCTGCCCGGGATCTCCGACCGCCTCGGCGTGCTGGCCCGGACCAACTCCGAGGCGATCCTGGGCGCGCTCGCCCCGGACCTGTCGACCGACTACAGCCGCGGCGTGGCCATCACCTCCTCCTTCCACCCCGACGAGGACACCCACATCGAGCCGGTCCGCTACGGCCGGGGCAGCAACGTGATGGCGATGCTGCAGACCGTCCTGGCAGACCCGGTCCCCGGCGAGCACCGGCTGCGCACGTGGCTGCGCGAGCTGTGGAAGGAGCGCGCCAACGCCCTGGACCTCTACGACCTCAAGCACTGGTCGGAGCGCTCGGTGATCGCGCTGGTGATGCAGACGCTGGACAACTCGATCACCACCATCCGGGTGCGGACCCCGTGGGGGTGGCGGATGTCGAGCACCCAGGGACACGGCGAGCCGAACCCGACGTACATCCCGCAGGCCTACGAGGCGGCCCGGCGGATGGCGCAGGTGATCAAGGGCACGCCGGGAGGCAACATCGGGGAGCCGTTCGAGCGTCCGCTGACCGCCCACTTCATCGGCGGCTGCACGATCGGGGACTCGCCCGAGACCGGCGTCATCGACCCGTACCAGCGGCTCTACGGGCATCCCGGGATCCACGTCGTGGACGGCTCCGCGATCTCGGCCAACCTCGGCGTCAACCCGTCGCTGACCATCACCGCGCAGGCCGAGCGGGCGATGGCGCTGTGGCCCAACAAGGGTGAGGCGGACCTGCGGCCCGCGCTGGGCGAGGCCTACCGGCCGGTACCTCCGGTGCCGCCCCGGCGGCCGGCCGTGCCGGAATCGGCGCCCGGCGCCCTGCGGCTGCCGATCGTCGCGGTGACGAGCGGGCAGGCGATCGGCGGGGAATAG